In Solobacterium moorei, a single genomic region encodes these proteins:
- the secG gene encoding preprotein translocase subunit SecG: protein MLNAILMVVSALLIILSLLQGGKSDGISSAFTGNGGLNLFANTKERGSEKVISNLTLVLGIAFFALVIAIRVIK from the coding sequence ATGCTTAACGCTATATTAATGGTTGTATCGGCTTTGCTGATTATTTTATCACTATTACAGGGTGGAAAATCTGACGGTATTTCTAGTGCATTTACTGGAAATGGCGGATTAAATCTATTTGCCAACACAAAGGAGAGAGGATCTGAAAAGGTCATTTCTAATCTAACGTTGGTACTTGGAATTGCATTTTTTGCTTTAGTTATCGCGATAAGAGTGATTAAGTAA